A genomic segment from Ciconia boyciana chromosome 5, ASM3463844v1, whole genome shotgun sequence encodes:
- the AP5S1 gene encoding AP-5 complex subunit sigma-1, whose protein sequence is MVRAVLLLALGGPDPPGPAPPGPAPCRVLYARTFGTPPGTPPAPGDPPRQRLRRKEQLLAVARQVTSQCRLLQSSSGCPSSPTPQLPDEPMALQDAPGGLFQLPPGDPFPERVTVAWLSVLALAFALVCDPQENLSLAEITLRRLAPRLLASLRLLGPGADVLLRPETADLLLDRLLPHGQMLFLNERFLQAMDREMGIKASR, encoded by the exons ATGGTGCGggcggtgctgctgctggcgctggGCGGGCcggacccccccggccccgcccccccgggccccgccccctgccGCGTGCTGTACGCGCGCACCTTCgggaccccccccgggacccccccggcccctggggaccccccccggcaGCGCCTCCGCCgcaaggagcagctgctggccGTGGCCAG gCAAGTGACCTCCCAGTGCCGGCTGCTTCAGTCGTCCTCGGGGTGCCCGTCCTCCCCAACTCCCCAGCTCCCCGATGAGCCGATGGCCCTGCAAGACGCCCCGGGGGGACTTTTCCAGCTGCCTCCCGGGGACCCCTTCCCCGAACGGGTGACGGTAGCCTGGCTATCGGTTTTGGCCCTCGCCTTCGCCTTGGTTTGTGACCCCCAAGAGAATCTCTCGTTGGCCGAAATCACCCTGCGCCGCCTGGCCCCCCGCCTCCTCGCTTCCCTGCGCCTCCTCGGCCCCGGCGCCGACGTCCTGCTCCGACCCGAGACCGCCGACCTCCTCCTCGATCggctcctgccccacggccagATGCTTTTCCTCAACGAACGTTTCCTCCAGGCAATGGACCGGGAGATGGGCATCAAAGCATCCCGTTGA
- the CDC25B gene encoding M-phase inducer phosphatase 2 isoform X2, which produces MAARGGRGLAGRAGLSPVTTLALDMGSLAGLGSHWDTPKRRVAGPSAQSHRPGRALRSVAAGSSRGSVSSESSDAGVGLDSPTQEDPTALEEVFEKAILESGRILKNNKLPIRRIHSLPPQFLGASPVLKDISHSREFNGHRASEQREPEDKEGFVFKKPQRPGQRGRLPAGDGAAGRDALAQRPSSAPDLLFDTPEKENVSEGESPIVLRRCSLTSSMSEEEDDGFMEILGEEEMKSDADVPQGMENLLTAPLVRKEEAEPCPAKRSKCRQLFRSPSMPSSVIRPILKRIERPQDRDTPVKTKRRRSVAGTPGEEAAEPKARLLRSRSFCHEEIENLLANDHRELIGDFSKAYLLQTVEGKHQDLKYISPEMMVAVLAGQFSSLIESCVIVDCRYPYEYEGGHIKGAVNLPMEQDVEEFLLKKPIVPFDASKRVIVIFHCEFSSERGPRMCRFVREKDRACNEYPHLHYPELYVLKGGYREFFPQYQTHCEPQDYRPMHHEDFKEDLRKFRLKSRTWAGERSKRELYSRFKNF; this is translated from the exons atggcggcgcggggcggccgggggctggcggggcgggcggggctgTCGCCGGTCACCACGCTGGCGCTGGACATGGGCAGCctggcggggctgggcag ccaCTGGGACACCCCGAAGCGGCGGGTGGCGGGGCCGTCCGCCCAGAGCCaccggcccggccgggccctgcGGTCGGTGGCCGCCGGCTCCTCCCGGGGCTCCGTCTCCTCCGAGTCCTCGGATGCGG GAGTGGGGCTGGACTCCCCCACGCAGGAGGACCCCACGGCGCTGGAGGAAGT cttCGAGAAAGCGATCCTGGAGTCCGGGAGGATTCTCAAAAA CAATAAGCTCCCTATCCGGAGGATCCACTCGCTGCCG CCGCAATTCCTGGGGGCCAGCCCGGTCCTGAAGGACATCTCCCACTCCCGGGAGTTCAACGGCCACAGGGCCAGCGAGCAGAGGGAGCCCGAGGACAAG GAGGGGTTTGTCTTCAAGAAGCCGCAGAGGCCGGGTCAGCGCGGCCGGCTGCCCGCCGGCGATGGGGCTGCGGGAAGGGACGCCTTGGCCCAGAGACCCAGCTCCGCGCCCGACCTGCTG TTCGACACCCCCGAGAAGGAAAACGTCTCCGAGGGCGAGAGCCCCATCGTACTCCGCCGGTGCTCCTTGACCTCCTCCATGTCtgaggaggaagatgatggCTTCATGGAGATCCTGGGTGAGGAGGAGATGAAG AGCGATGCTGACGTGCCGCAGGGGATGGAGAACCTGCTGACCGCGCCGCtggtgaggaaggaggaggcagagccg TGTCCTGCGAAGCGCAGCAAGTGCCGGCAGCTCTTCCGCTCGCCCTCGATGCCCAGCAGCGTCATCAGGCCCATCCTGAAGCGGATAGAGCGGCCCCAGGACAGGGACACCCCCGTCAAAACCAAGCGGCGGAGGAGCGTGGCCGGTACCCCCGGCGAGGAGGCGGCAGAGCCG AAAGCGCGGCTGCTGCGCTCCCGGTCCTTCTGCCACGAGGAGATCGAGAACCTGCTGGCCAACGACCACCGGGAGCTCATCGGGGACTTCTCCAAG GCTTACCTCCTGCAGACGGTGGAGGGGAAGCACCAGGACCTGAAGTACATTTCCCCCGAAATG ATGGTGGCGGTGCTGGCGGGGCAGTTCAGCAGCCTCATCGAGAGCTGCGTGATCGTGGACTGCAGGTACCCCTACGAGTACGAGGGAGGCCACATCAAG ggcgCAGTCAACCTGCCCATGGAGCAGGACGTGGAGGAGTTCCTGCTGAAGAAGCCCATCGTGCCCTTCGATGCCAGCAAGAGGGTGATCGTCATCTTCCACTGCGAGTTCTCCTCCGAGAGGGGACCCAGGAT GTGCCGGTTCGTCAGGGAGAAGGACCGAGCCTGTAACGAGTACCCCCACCTCCACTACCCCGAGCTCTACGTCCTGAAGGGGGGCTACCGGGAGTTCTTCCCCCAGTATCAG ACCCACTGCGAGCCCCAGGACTACCGCCCCATGCACCACGAGGACTTCAAGGAGGACCTGCGCAAGTTCCGCCTGAAGAGCCGTACCTGGGCGGGCGAGCGCAGCAAGCGGGAGCTCTACAGCCGCTTCAAGAACTtctga
- the CDC25B gene encoding M-phase inducer phosphatase 2 isoform X1 yields the protein MAARGGRGLAGRAGLSPVTTLALDMGSLAGLGSHWDTPKRRVAGPSAQSHRPGRALRSVAAGSSRGSVSSESSDAGVGLDSPTQEDPTALEEVFEKAILESGRILKNNKLPIRRIHSLPPQFLGASPVLKDISHSREFNGHRASEQREPEDKEGFVFKKPQRPGQRGRLPAGDGAAGRDALAQRPSSAPDLLFDTPEKENVSEGESPIVLRRCSLTSSMSEEEDDGFMEILGEEEMKSDADVPQGMENLLTAPLVRKEEAEPCPAKRSKCRQLFRSPSMPSSVIRPILKRIERPQDRDTPVKTKRRRSVAGTPGEEAAEPVGDGKARLLRSRSFCHEEIENLLANDHRELIGDFSKAYLLQTVEGKHQDLKYISPEMMVAVLAGQFSSLIESCVIVDCRYPYEYEGGHIKGAVNLPMEQDVEEFLLKKPIVPFDASKRVIVIFHCEFSSERGPRMCRFVREKDRACNEYPHLHYPELYVLKGGYREFFPQYQTHCEPQDYRPMHHEDFKEDLRKFRLKSRTWAGERSKRELYSRFKNF from the exons atggcggcgcggggcggccgggggctggcggggcgggcggggctgTCGCCGGTCACCACGCTGGCGCTGGACATGGGCAGCctggcggggctgggcag ccaCTGGGACACCCCGAAGCGGCGGGTGGCGGGGCCGTCCGCCCAGAGCCaccggcccggccgggccctgcGGTCGGTGGCCGCCGGCTCCTCCCGGGGCTCCGTCTCCTCCGAGTCCTCGGATGCGG GAGTGGGGCTGGACTCCCCCACGCAGGAGGACCCCACGGCGCTGGAGGAAGT cttCGAGAAAGCGATCCTGGAGTCCGGGAGGATTCTCAAAAA CAATAAGCTCCCTATCCGGAGGATCCACTCGCTGCCG CCGCAATTCCTGGGGGCCAGCCCGGTCCTGAAGGACATCTCCCACTCCCGGGAGTTCAACGGCCACAGGGCCAGCGAGCAGAGGGAGCCCGAGGACAAG GAGGGGTTTGTCTTCAAGAAGCCGCAGAGGCCGGGTCAGCGCGGCCGGCTGCCCGCCGGCGATGGGGCTGCGGGAAGGGACGCCTTGGCCCAGAGACCCAGCTCCGCGCCCGACCTGCTG TTCGACACCCCCGAGAAGGAAAACGTCTCCGAGGGCGAGAGCCCCATCGTACTCCGCCGGTGCTCCTTGACCTCCTCCATGTCtgaggaggaagatgatggCTTCATGGAGATCCTGGGTGAGGAGGAGATGAAG AGCGATGCTGACGTGCCGCAGGGGATGGAGAACCTGCTGACCGCGCCGCtggtgaggaaggaggaggcagagccg TGTCCTGCGAAGCGCAGCAAGTGCCGGCAGCTCTTCCGCTCGCCCTCGATGCCCAGCAGCGTCATCAGGCCCATCCTGAAGCGGATAGAGCGGCCCCAGGACAGGGACACCCCCGTCAAAACCAAGCGGCGGAGGAGCGTGGCCGGTACCCCCGGCGAGGAGGCGGCAGAGCCGGTGGGTGATGGG AAAGCGCGGCTGCTGCGCTCCCGGTCCTTCTGCCACGAGGAGATCGAGAACCTGCTGGCCAACGACCACCGGGAGCTCATCGGGGACTTCTCCAAG GCTTACCTCCTGCAGACGGTGGAGGGGAAGCACCAGGACCTGAAGTACATTTCCCCCGAAATG ATGGTGGCGGTGCTGGCGGGGCAGTTCAGCAGCCTCATCGAGAGCTGCGTGATCGTGGACTGCAGGTACCCCTACGAGTACGAGGGAGGCCACATCAAG ggcgCAGTCAACCTGCCCATGGAGCAGGACGTGGAGGAGTTCCTGCTGAAGAAGCCCATCGTGCCCTTCGATGCCAGCAAGAGGGTGATCGTCATCTTCCACTGCGAGTTCTCCTCCGAGAGGGGACCCAGGAT GTGCCGGTTCGTCAGGGAGAAGGACCGAGCCTGTAACGAGTACCCCCACCTCCACTACCCCGAGCTCTACGTCCTGAAGGGGGGCTACCGGGAGTTCTTCCCCCAGTATCAG ACCCACTGCGAGCCCCAGGACTACCGCCCCATGCACCACGAGGACTTCAAGGAGGACCTGCGCAAGTTCCGCCTGAAGAGCCGTACCTGGGCGGGCGAGCGCAGCAAGCGGGAGCTCTACAGCCGCTTCAAGAACTtctga
- the SPEF1 gene encoding sperm flagellar protein 1 isoform X5, whose protein sequence is MAAGRGAARAGGCRMAGGGAAGEPRGLYRWLDAVPLSRPRRNIARDFSDGVLAAEVVKFFFPAMVQLHSYVPASSTPQKLTNWGHLNRTVLSKLNFSIPDDVIQQVVQCRPGTAEQVLLLLRQKIEEKQKQSKEPGVRAALEETTQRRRAVPEEEAMPRSLPGLLAFPFLAQGEEEPPRLCPASPGGRCRPPAAGGEGAGPAPGAGDHPDPAAEGGEAGAAAAPQECADRRPQPASAGSPAPTAVSGPSPARQPLAPGLPPAAQPTPPTRGSSC, encoded by the exons ATGGCGGCGGGacgcggcgcggcccgggccGGCGGGTGCCGCatggcgggcggcggggcggcgggcgagCCCCGGGGCCTCTACCGCTGGCTGGACGCCGTGCCGCTCTCCCGGCCGCGCAGGAACATCGCCCGAGACTTCAGCGACGGGG TGCTGGCAGCCGAGGTGGTGAAGTTCTTCTTCCCTGCCATGGTGCAGCTGCACAGCTACGTGCCCGCCAGCTCCACGCCGCAGAAGCTCACCAACTGGGGCCATCTCAACAG GACAGTGCTGAGTAAGCTGAACTTCTCCATCCCGGATGACGTGATCCAGCAGGTCGTGCAGTGCCGGCCGGGCACGGCGGAGCaggtgctgctcctgctgcggCAGAAGATCgaggagaagcagaagcagagcaag GAGCCGGGCGTGCGGGCAGCGCTGGAAGAG acTACTCAAAGGCGAAGAGCGGTGCCGGAGGAGGAGGCTATGCCCAGGAGTCTCCCGGGGCTGCTGG CATTTCCTTTCCTGGCCCAGGGTGAAGAAGAGCCACCACGGCTGTGCCCAGCCTCCCCCGGGGGACGCTGCCGTCCGCCTGCAGCTGGCGGAGAGGGAGCAGGCCCTGCTCCTGGCGCAGGAGACCATCCAG ATCCTGCAGCTGAAGgtggggaggctggagcagctgctgcgCCTCAAGAATGTGCGGATAGACGACCTCAGCCGGCGTCTGCAGGAAGCCCAGCGCCAACAGCGGTGAGCGGACCCTCGCCCGCCCggcagcccctcgccccggggctgccccccgccgcccaACCCACCCCTCCCACCCGTGGGAGCTCCTGCTGA
- the SPEF1 gene encoding sperm flagellar protein 1 isoform X1 yields the protein MAAGRGAARAGGCRMAGGGAAGEPRGLYRWLDAVPLSRPRRNIARDFSDGVLAAEVVKFFFPAMVQLHSYVPASSTPQKLTNWGHLNRTVLSKLNFSIPDDVIQQVVQCRPGTAEQVLLLLRQKIEEKQKQSKEPGVRAALEETTQRRRAVPEEEAMPRSLPGLLAFPFLAQGEEEPPRLCPASPGGRCRPPAAGGEGAGPAPGAGDHPGEPTLRHPGQALSPWQHRGRDRLPLPPQPTCDGGGCVSPNRRLLDAVNLLGRSCLRTRLWWHPRARASLAVALPWSSWPTSGSGAPLAAAGQRWAPKRSGQSGLERQRQLSVARRCGSVPAALSPSAAEGVLLTFSG from the exons ATGGCGGCGGGacgcggcgcggcccgggccGGCGGGTGCCGCatggcgggcggcggggcggcgggcgagCCCCGGGGCCTCTACCGCTGGCTGGACGCCGTGCCGCTCTCCCGGCCGCGCAGGAACATCGCCCGAGACTTCAGCGACGGGG TGCTGGCAGCCGAGGTGGTGAAGTTCTTCTTCCCTGCCATGGTGCAGCTGCACAGCTACGTGCCCGCCAGCTCCACGCCGCAGAAGCTCACCAACTGGGGCCATCTCAACAG GACAGTGCTGAGTAAGCTGAACTTCTCCATCCCGGATGACGTGATCCAGCAGGTCGTGCAGTGCCGGCCGGGCACGGCGGAGCaggtgctgctcctgctgcggCAGAAGATCgaggagaagcagaagcagagcaag GAGCCGGGCGTGCGGGCAGCGCTGGAAGAG acTACTCAAAGGCGAAGAGCGGTGCCGGAGGAGGAGGCTATGCCCAGGAGTCTCCCGGGGCTGCTGG CATTTCCTTTCCTGGCCCAGGGTGAAGAAGAGCCACCACGGCTGTGCCCAGCCTCCCCCGGGGGACGCTGCCGTCCGCCTGCAGCTGGCGGAGAGGGAGCAGGCCCTGCTCCTGGCGCAGGAGACCATCCAGGTGAGCCCACCCTCCGTCACCCCGGCCAAGCGCTGTCCCCGTGGCAGCACCGAGGCAGGGACAGACTCCCTTTGCCTCCCCAACCAACCTGCGACGGTGGTGGATGTGTCAGCCCAAACAGGCGTTTGCTCGACGCCGTCAACCTCCTGGGCCGCTCCTGTCTCCGTACCCGGCTCTGGTGGCACCCTCGGGCACGGGCCAGCCTGGCGGTGGCTTTGCCGTGGTCCAGCTGGCCAACGTCTGGCTCGGGTgctcctctggctgctgccGGGCAGCGCTGGGCTCCTAAAAGGTCTGGTCAGAGCGGGCTAGAAAGGCAGCGACAGCTCAGTGTGGCCCGGAGATGTGgttctgtccctgcagccctgtcTCCCTCCGCAGCAGAAGGTGTTTTGCTGACATTTAGTGGATAA
- the SPEF1 gene encoding sperm flagellar protein 1 isoform X2 — protein sequence MAAGRGAARAGGCRMAGGGAAGEPRGLYRWLDAVPLSRPRRNIARDFSDGVLAAEVVKFFFPAMVQLHSYVPASSTPQKLTNWGHLNRTVLSKLNFSIPDDVIQQVVQCRPGTAEQVLLLLRQKIEEKQKQSKTTQRRRAVPEEEAMPRSLPGLLAFPFLAQGEEEPPRLCPASPGGRCRPPAAGGEGAGPAPGAGDHPGEPTLRHPGQALSPWQHRGRDRLPLPPQPTCDGGGCVSPNRRLLDAVNLLGRSCLRTRLWWHPRARASLAVALPWSSWPTSGSGAPLAAAGQRWAPKRSGQSGLERQRQLSVARRCGSVPAALSPSAAEGVLLTFSG from the exons ATGGCGGCGGGacgcggcgcggcccgggccGGCGGGTGCCGCatggcgggcggcggggcggcgggcgagCCCCGGGGCCTCTACCGCTGGCTGGACGCCGTGCCGCTCTCCCGGCCGCGCAGGAACATCGCCCGAGACTTCAGCGACGGGG TGCTGGCAGCCGAGGTGGTGAAGTTCTTCTTCCCTGCCATGGTGCAGCTGCACAGCTACGTGCCCGCCAGCTCCACGCCGCAGAAGCTCACCAACTGGGGCCATCTCAACAG GACAGTGCTGAGTAAGCTGAACTTCTCCATCCCGGATGACGTGATCCAGCAGGTCGTGCAGTGCCGGCCGGGCACGGCGGAGCaggtgctgctcctgctgcggCAGAAGATCgaggagaagcagaagcagagcaag acTACTCAAAGGCGAAGAGCGGTGCCGGAGGAGGAGGCTATGCCCAGGAGTCTCCCGGGGCTGCTGG CATTTCCTTTCCTGGCCCAGGGTGAAGAAGAGCCACCACGGCTGTGCCCAGCCTCCCCCGGGGGACGCTGCCGTCCGCCTGCAGCTGGCGGAGAGGGAGCAGGCCCTGCTCCTGGCGCAGGAGACCATCCAGGTGAGCCCACCCTCCGTCACCCCGGCCAAGCGCTGTCCCCGTGGCAGCACCGAGGCAGGGACAGACTCCCTTTGCCTCCCCAACCAACCTGCGACGGTGGTGGATGTGTCAGCCCAAACAGGCGTTTGCTCGACGCCGTCAACCTCCTGGGCCGCTCCTGTCTCCGTACCCGGCTCTGGTGGCACCCTCGGGCACGGGCCAGCCTGGCGGTGGCTTTGCCGTGGTCCAGCTGGCCAACGTCTGGCTCGGGTgctcctctggctgctgccGGGCAGCGCTGGGCTCCTAAAAGGTCTGGTCAGAGCGGGCTAGAAAGGCAGCGACAGCTCAGTGTGGCCCGGAGATGTGgttctgtccctgcagccctgtcTCCCTCCGCAGCAGAAGGTGTTTTGCTGACATTTAGTGGATAA
- the SPEF1 gene encoding sperm flagellar protein 1 isoform X6 yields the protein MAAGRGAARAGGCRMAGGGAAGEPRGLYRWLDAVPLSRPRRNIARDFSDGVLAAEVVKFFFPAMVQLHSYVPASSTPQKLTNWGHLNRTVLSKLNFSIPDDVIQQVVQCRPGTAEQVLLLLRQKIEEKQKQSKEPGVRAALEEVSYLETGRVDYSKAKSGAGGGGYAQESPGAAGVKKSHHGCAQPPPGDAAVRLQLAEREQALLLAQETIQILQLKVGRLEQLLRLKNVRIDDLSRRLQEAQRQQR from the exons ATGGCGGCGGGacgcggcgcggcccgggccGGCGGGTGCCGCatggcgggcggcggggcggcgggcgagCCCCGGGGCCTCTACCGCTGGCTGGACGCCGTGCCGCTCTCCCGGCCGCGCAGGAACATCGCCCGAGACTTCAGCGACGGGG TGCTGGCAGCCGAGGTGGTGAAGTTCTTCTTCCCTGCCATGGTGCAGCTGCACAGCTACGTGCCCGCCAGCTCCACGCCGCAGAAGCTCACCAACTGGGGCCATCTCAACAG GACAGTGCTGAGTAAGCTGAACTTCTCCATCCCGGATGACGTGATCCAGCAGGTCGTGCAGTGCCGGCCGGGCACGGCGGAGCaggtgctgctcctgctgcggCAGAAGATCgaggagaagcagaagcagagcaag GAGCCGGGCGTGCGGGCAGCGCTGGAAGAGGTCAGCTACCTGGAGACGGGTAGGGTGG acTACTCAAAGGCGAAGAGCGGTGCCGGAGGAGGAGGCTATGCCCAGGAGTCTCCCGGGGCTGCTGG GGTGAAGAAGAGCCACCACGGCTGTGCCCAGCCTCCCCCGGGGGACGCTGCCGTCCGCCTGCAGCTGGCGGAGAGGGAGCAGGCCCTGCTCCTGGCGCAGGAGACCATCCAG ATCCTGCAGCTGAAGgtggggaggctggagcagctgctgcgCCTCAAGAATGTGCGGATAGACGACCTCAGCCGGCGTCTGCAGGAAGCCCAGCGCCAACAGCGGTGA
- the SPEF1 gene encoding sperm flagellar protein 1 isoform X3, translating into MAAGRGAARAGGCRMAGGGAAGEPRGLYRWLDAVPLSRPRRNIARDFSDGVLAAEVVKFFFPAMVQLHSYVPASSTPQKLTNWGHLNRTVLSKLNFSIPDDVIQQVVQCRPGTAEQVLLLLRQKIEEKQKQSKEPGVRAALEEVSYLETGRVDYSKAKSGAGGGGYAQESPGAAGVKKSHHGCAQPPPGDAAVRLQLAEREQALLLAQETIQVSPPSVTPAKRCPRGSTEAGTDSLCLPNQPATVVDVSAQTGVCSTPSTSWAAPVSVPGSGGTLGHGPAWRWLCRGPAGQRLARVLLWLLPGSAGLLKGLVRAG; encoded by the exons ATGGCGGCGGGacgcggcgcggcccgggccGGCGGGTGCCGCatggcgggcggcggggcggcgggcgagCCCCGGGGCCTCTACCGCTGGCTGGACGCCGTGCCGCTCTCCCGGCCGCGCAGGAACATCGCCCGAGACTTCAGCGACGGGG TGCTGGCAGCCGAGGTGGTGAAGTTCTTCTTCCCTGCCATGGTGCAGCTGCACAGCTACGTGCCCGCCAGCTCCACGCCGCAGAAGCTCACCAACTGGGGCCATCTCAACAG GACAGTGCTGAGTAAGCTGAACTTCTCCATCCCGGATGACGTGATCCAGCAGGTCGTGCAGTGCCGGCCGGGCACGGCGGAGCaggtgctgctcctgctgcggCAGAAGATCgaggagaagcagaagcagagcaag GAGCCGGGCGTGCGGGCAGCGCTGGAAGAGGTCAGCTACCTGGAGACGGGTAGGGTGG acTACTCAAAGGCGAAGAGCGGTGCCGGAGGAGGAGGCTATGCCCAGGAGTCTCCCGGGGCTGCTGG GGTGAAGAAGAGCCACCACGGCTGTGCCCAGCCTCCCCCGGGGGACGCTGCCGTCCGCCTGCAGCTGGCGGAGAGGGAGCAGGCCCTGCTCCTGGCGCAGGAGACCATCCAGGTGAGCCCACCCTCCGTCACCCCGGCCAAGCGCTGTCCCCGTGGCAGCACCGAGGCAGGGACAGACTCCCTTTGCCTCCCCAACCAACCTGCGACGGTGGTGGATGTGTCAGCCCAAACAGGCGTTTGCTCGACGCCGTCAACCTCCTGGGCCGCTCCTGTCTCCGTACCCGGCTCTGGTGGCACCCTCGGGCACGGGCCAGCCTGGCGGTGGCTTTGCCGTGGTCCAGCTGGCCAACGTCTGGCTCGGGTgctcctctggctgctgccGGGCAGCGCTGGGCTCCTAAAAGGTCTGGTCAGAGCGGGCTAG
- the SPEF1 gene encoding sperm flagellar protein 1 isoform X4, whose protein sequence is MAAGRGAARAGGCRMAGGGAAGEPRGLYRWLDAVPLSRPRRNIARDFSDGVLAAEVVKFFFPAMVQLHSYVPASSTPQKLTNWGHLNRTVLSKLNFSIPDDVIQQVVQCRPGTAEQVLLLLRQKIEEKQKQSKEPGVRAALEEVSYLETDYSKAKSGAGGGGYAQESPGAAGVKKSHHGCAQPPPGDAAVRLQLAEREQALLLAQETIQVSPPSVTPAKRCPRGSTEAGTDSLCLPNQPATVVDVSAQTGVCSTPSTSWAAPVSVPGSGGTLGHGPAWRWLCRGPAGQRLARVLLWLLPGSAGLLKGLVRAG, encoded by the exons ATGGCGGCGGGacgcggcgcggcccgggccGGCGGGTGCCGCatggcgggcggcggggcggcgggcgagCCCCGGGGCCTCTACCGCTGGCTGGACGCCGTGCCGCTCTCCCGGCCGCGCAGGAACATCGCCCGAGACTTCAGCGACGGGG TGCTGGCAGCCGAGGTGGTGAAGTTCTTCTTCCCTGCCATGGTGCAGCTGCACAGCTACGTGCCCGCCAGCTCCACGCCGCAGAAGCTCACCAACTGGGGCCATCTCAACAG GACAGTGCTGAGTAAGCTGAACTTCTCCATCCCGGATGACGTGATCCAGCAGGTCGTGCAGTGCCGGCCGGGCACGGCGGAGCaggtgctgctcctgctgcggCAGAAGATCgaggagaagcagaagcagagcaag GAGCCGGGCGTGCGGGCAGCGCTGGAAGAGGTCAGCTACCTGGAGACGG acTACTCAAAGGCGAAGAGCGGTGCCGGAGGAGGAGGCTATGCCCAGGAGTCTCCCGGGGCTGCTGG GGTGAAGAAGAGCCACCACGGCTGTGCCCAGCCTCCCCCGGGGGACGCTGCCGTCCGCCTGCAGCTGGCGGAGAGGGAGCAGGCCCTGCTCCTGGCGCAGGAGACCATCCAGGTGAGCCCACCCTCCGTCACCCCGGCCAAGCGCTGTCCCCGTGGCAGCACCGAGGCAGGGACAGACTCCCTTTGCCTCCCCAACCAACCTGCGACGGTGGTGGATGTGTCAGCCCAAACAGGCGTTTGCTCGACGCCGTCAACCTCCTGGGCCGCTCCTGTCTCCGTACCCGGCTCTGGTGGCACCCTCGGGCACGGGCCAGCCTGGCGGTGGCTTTGCCGTGGTCCAGCTGGCCAACGTCTGGCTCGGGTgctcctctggctgctgccGGGCAGCGCTGGGCTCCTAAAAGGTCTGGTCAGAGCGGGCTAG
- the ADISSP gene encoding adipose-secreted signaling protein isoform X1 has protein sequence MATASKGSKAKGGGVRFAPSQPAEGAHGHVRFDEKLHDSAVMVTQEKDGSFLVKVGFLKILHKYEITFLLPPVQRLGKDVCAVPLPNLNLRVIGVTPLPEGYSVKCEYTAHKEGVLKEEMVLASEAGEGACVKVVVQARVMDRHHGTPMLLDGVRCIGAELEYDSEQSDWHGFD, from the exons ATGGCTACGGCCAGCAAGG GCAGCAAGGCGAAGGGGGGGGGCGTGCGCTTCGCCCCCAGCCAGCCCGCCGAGGGGGCCCACGGCCACGTGCGCTTCGACGAGAAGCTCCACGACTCGGCGGTGATGGTGACGCAGGAGAAGGACGGCAGCTTCCTCGTCAAG GTGGGATTCCTGAAGATCCTCCACAAGTACGAGATCACGTTCCTCCTGCCCCCCGtgcagaggctggggaaggacGTCTGTGCCGTGCCCCTCCCCAACCTCAACCTCCGAGTCATCGGCGTCACCCCGCTGCCGGAAG GCTACAGCGTGAAGTGCGAGTACACGGCACACAAGGAGGGGGTCCTGAAGGAGGAGATGGTCCTGGCCAGCGAGGCCGGTGAAGGCGCCTGCGTCAAGGTCGTGGTCCAAGCCCGTGTCATGG ACCGGCACCACGGCACGCCGATGCTCCTGGACGGCGTGCGCTGCATCGGCGCGGAGCTGGAGTACGACTCGGAGCAGAGCGACTGGCATGGCTTCGActag
- the ADISSP gene encoding adipose-secreted signaling protein isoform X2: MATASKGSKAKGGGVRFAPSQPAEGAHGHVRFDEKLHDSAVMVTQEKDGSFLVKVCRPERALPAPSHGSSPHAAGLSAGSGGFSASVPWALVAAGSGCEMGTLAGTRRCRLPLLGPGPLHRARSRPLRPSLSFGGPFLPDHEPLREHWGRSGVAWSGAI, from the exons ATGGCTACGGCCAGCAAGG GCAGCAAGGCGAAGGGGGGGGGCGTGCGCTTCGCCCCCAGCCAGCCCGCCGAGGGGGCCCACGGCCACGTGCGCTTCGACGAGAAGCTCCACGACTCGGCGGTGATGGTGACGCAGGAGAAGGACGGCAGCTTCCTCGTCAAG GTTTGCAGACCCGAGCGTGCGCTGCCTGCCCCGTCCCACGGCTCCTCACCCCACGCGGCAGGGCTGAGTGCCGGGAGCGGAGGCTTCAGTGCCAGCGTGCCGTGGGCTTTGGTGGCAGCGGGGTCTGGGTGCGAGATGGGCACCTTGGCAGGGACTCGGAGGTGCAGGTTGCCGCTCCTCGGCCCGGGGCCACTTCACCGGGCACGCAGCCGGCCCCTCCGTCCCAGCCTCTCCTTTGGGGGCCCTTTTCTCCCAGACCACGAACCCCTCAGAGAGCACTGGGGTCGCTCCGGCGTTGCGTGGAGCGGAGCGATCTGA